CGATGGAGACCTTCGTATTTGGAGCGTGGCAAAGTCCTACAACAACGCCGACCCGGCCAAAGTTGTGAGAATTCTCAAAAAGACCGAGAACTATCTGATCGGTCCAAATTGGATGGGGTGGTCAAAGAACGGAAGGATAATTCAGTTCTCTGAAAAGTGAGCCGCCCCCATTTGCAGCAAGTATGAACATTGATATCTACCAAGAAATGGAGACTGATGATGTTTTGACAGCGAGACGTTATCTTGGGACGTCCGGACTAAGCACGTTACCCAGGACAGCATTCCATCGTTGGAACACGTCCGAGGATTAGCTGTTTATGGCCCAGGCGCCAGTCTTTTTACGTTGGGTGCCAACAATACCGTACAACAGTTTGATCTCAACGCACCTGCGATGATGGTCGCCAATGTTCAGCACCCAGCTAATCTGCTGCCACCATCTCCGCCTGTGTCAATCGAGGAGCAAGAAAAGGCAGCGGCCGCGAGTAACTCGGAGTCGGAGATATCTATTTCGATCGAGCCAATGACGTCCGAGAGCGAAGAGGAAAGGATGTCACCGCTCGCCCGCATGATTCATTCTAGGGACACTGCCTCGAGCGGTCCGGGGATCTTCAGGCCTGATAGCTCACAGTCAAGCCACAGTGGCACCTCCGAGATTTCGTCGACCAGCTCTCAAACGCCTGGGAGGTACCAACCATCAGCCCATTCGCGAGGCCTTACGGAAAACACGTATATATCTGCAGGGTCATCAATGTTGTCATCGGCAGCACCACATTCTTCTCGGCATCGTGACCGAGACTCGTACTCCATTGGAAGCCTCAGCTCTGTGTCCATGGCTTCATCTAGCGGCCGTCCGTCAAAACATCGCCCCTCACGCCTTCGAAATGAGATTCCGCGCAGCCCAGAAGACTCGAGGGTCGATGATCTCTTCAAATTCACTCGAAGTCGCCTCAGCGATATCCCTTACAAAATGCCAGCCATGGCAGATGCCTCGAGGCTCACCAATGACGATCTTCGACGACAGATGTTGAGCACGATTTTCGGCTGGAATCGCGAGGTAGACGACTTGATTCGAGATGAATTAAGCAGGCACCCCAACTCCTCAGCTAACCGCATCCTGCTGTCAAAATGGCTCGGCGACATCGAGCCGGACATTATCGCAACCAGTTCAGCCAACATGACCTCTTCGGATTGGATGCTTCTGGCTCTGAGCGGAATCGGGGGACAGGCATCTCAGCACAAGCTTGGGCGTGCTTACGTTCAAAGACTTCTTGAGAATGGTGACGTACATGCGGCTGCCACAATCATGATCGGAATGGGCGACCAGATTGATGCGATTGAGATTTACGTGTCGCACAAACGCTACATGGAGGCTCTACTCCTGACCTGCCTCTTCTTCCCGTCGGTCTGGGAACGCCAAGCACAGATTCTCAAGAAGTGGGGAGATTGGGCTGTTCAGCACGGCCAGCAACAATTGGCCATTCGGTGGCAAGTTTTCTCCTTCGTATTTGGCTTAACCCTAAGGCTATTTTTATATTCCCCCTTTGTAAAGCTACTGACTGCTAACACCTGATGTTCTACTTAGCCTTGCCTGCATAGGCAAAGAATCTTCAGAGCCGTGGACTTCGCCCTCTGCAGCACAACTCAGTTTCGGTAGCCTGAATGCCATAAACTCTAGCATCCCTGAGGTGCTCAGTCCTCCATTGTCACCGCCAGGCATGAACAGGGGACCGCAGCGCAGTATCGCAAAGGCTTCAGCGCTGAAACTCATCACTTCCTTTGGAGACCAAGGCGCAAAGGCCAAGTACTTTGCAGGCGACGATGGACAGACGCCTATTGCCGCAGGCGTGACGCCTATCGCCGAGTCTGCAATCTCCCCCGGCGCCTTTGACCCTGCCACCGCTTTCATCCGTCCCTCCCAACGAAGTGCCTTCCCCACGCCCAGCTCCGCGCGTCCTTCGAACCAAAGCTTTGGTCGACATCGCCTGCCTTCGATCGGAGAGGCGACAGGAAAGGGCGAGCAGCGTCGACGCACGCCCGGCCCATCGTCTCCTGTACTAGACCGTGACGGCAAGGGGCATTTGAGAGGACCGTCATACGATTACTCCAACAACAACTTGAacgaggccgaggcgatCGGCCGTGCAGCAACTGCAAGCCCAATGATGATGCGGGACAGCCACCGCAGGAGAGAGCCGCCGCCTCCATCGCCCTCGCCTGCTTCGATGGCCATGCTCATGGATCATCAGGGTGGGCGCACGAGCCGCAACGGGCCGCGTAATCGCATTCCTCAAGGAATTGACTTGCAACTGCAGCCCATTGAGCCACCAAATCAGAGCAGTGACGTGACTTCTCCCGAGCAGTCTGTGGCCTCTTCGACTAGATTTCACTGGCCAAGCCGCCGGCGGGGACCCGGCTCCGTAGCCAGCTCAGTCACCTCTGCAACTTCCAGCGTAGCAAAGGCACATCGTGCCCGAGGATATGGCCACCCTGGTAAAACTCTCGATGATTATATTCACAGCATGGACAACACGGCTGGCAGGCGTGCGACCAGCCGTGGACGCGGACGGGACTCGAGCAAGACCAGGAAGTCCAAGTCTCGCGAAGCATCTCTTGACCATGATCAGCGTGGGCGTGAGACTTCGAGAGGATACACTCCACGAGCTGGCAAGCGATCTCCTCGATCACCTGTCCCCATGTCTCCTGAGGAACTAATCAATCTCAGCACCCCAAAAACGAATGATGCCAGAAGAGGGGGCGATGGATCAGTCATTGAGATTGCCACAGATCAACCCAGCACCGTCCGAAAATTAAGCAGCAGTCAGATTCGGCATGCGTCAAGGACTCGAGCAAACGGTGGTAGCCGGCCTTCCAGCCGTGGACGGCGAACGGCCAGTCCCGAAAGGATCGGTCGCGAGCGCAGCAGTGGCAGGAATGCATCACCTCCATCTCCAGTACCAATGTCGGCCATCCCAAGAGATTTCTCTGGCTCAGAGGAGGAGAATGACTATATGAGGGCGATTGAGGCAAAGGAAAGGTTCCGCAAGAAGAACACTCGTAGCAGTAGCCGGGGTTTCCGTAACGCCTCGCCGGGGTCGGCTTCCCACCGGCTGATGAGCGACAGGAGACCTTCCAAGGAGTCTGCAGGCTTTGGTGAGGCTGAGGATGCCGTCAGCTCGCTTCGCAGGATCAAGGACGAGAGACAGCTCAAGAAAGAGGCAGCAGCTCGAGAGCTTGAGGAAAGACGCAAGTCACTGGCGCGTAGACCTGCTGCACCGCCGATCCCACACCCGGATGAGCTGTCACCTATTGTTACTCGAGGCCCGGCCTTCTTCGAGTCGGCCTTGCCCAGCACGGCCTTTGTGCCACCCAGAGATCTGCCCACACGCAGTCGCACGGTCGAGCCGGGAGAGTCAAGGAGCATGTATGCCAACCGTCAACCCCTTATCGGGCTTCCTGCCACACCCAAGGCGATGCGCTTGATCCTGGAACCAGAGACTGGAGGTGTGCCGGGAGTCCCTGAAATTCCTGTCACCTTTGCCCAGAGAGCCTCCCCAACACAGTCCAACGCATCTCCAAGGCATTCCCCCGAGAAAAGTGAGGCGGTGGCCAGAGCGGATTCCGAGCAGACCAAGGCGCCCCAAGAGAATCTTCTTACTTTACTGCCCTCCACCGTCTACAGCCCTCCCGTGCGGCCACCAATTTCTCGTTGCATGTCAGCGCCACCCGAGGAGCCGCTCGCCCCCAAGACTTTCAAGCCTTCTCAGCAATCCAGCTCTCGCCAGGCCAATGACCGTAAGATGAGCACACCGGACGTGTCTTCGGACCTTCGCCAGGCGGGCAACATGAGGACAATAGACGACATGCTGGCAAACAACACCCAAAGGCCGACGCATGAGTCCCAAGGGATGCcacctcctcctccaccCCCTCCAGTGCTCAAAGAACTGCAGCATCTTGCCATACCcccaccgccgcctcctGCGCCACTTTCATTCAGCCAAAAGTCGCAGCAACCTCAAGTCTATGGAGGGCGTACCGCTGGAATGATCGAGATAGTGATGGACAATGATGACCAGATCCCTCCTCCACCCCCTCCCCCGCCGCCAATGACCATGTCGGCGCCGCCGGTTCCTGTGGCTATCCCAGTAAGCGAGGCCACCGTTCCTATCCTCTCGCCACCGGCACCGCCAACGCCTAAGTCCAACCACCAGCGGGGTCGCAGCAGCATCGACAACAGCATCTCGTCGCGCATCTCTCGTGTCACCGATCGCGTTCGATCCGCCAGCCGTAGCCGGACCAACTCTTCGATGCTCTCGCGCAAGTCGCCCGAGCTTGCGAACCAAACCTCCCCATACGAGAGCATTGGGCCGCCCGTCAGCTTCTCTGCCCGCGCTGTGGCTCaggtccagcagcagcagcgcacTCAGACTGGTCTTCAGCCCAGTGAGATGTTTTGATGGAAGAACCCCCATCAAATTTCTTTCTCGTTTGCTCACACTTATTCTTGTTCTCTGCCGTTTTTACTCTTCTACTACCACATCTAATTCTGTCGAGGGCACGCAtcatatatatatacatgAGCTTGCTTTCTCTACTCCTTTTTTGCATTCATCATGCCTACCTACTCTGCATGGCGGCTGGCGTTTTCCGTTTGATTTTCGCAAGATCACGCTCCCGAAGGAGCGAAGACGTGCGTGAATATCTTCATCGATGACATATACCATTGTGGGAACTTTTTAGCTAGCAAACTTGACTTTTTCTGCTCTATTCAGTTGGCACACTTGGTCTTGCCTTTGTCACTTGCACCATTTATGTCCTTCATTGCCTGCTATGGCTCCATCATTTCTTGTGATCCAAAGCATTTGCATTAGCGCTGGATATGATTCTTCGccattttttctttttgccttcgtccttttctttttcctttcttccaGTACTTCGCAAAATCTTATTCTATTTCACAGCCCGCGGGCTTCTTACTGATGAACTGATGACTTTTCCTTGTTATTATTCACTCTCTTGTTTTCAGCCTTTCTTTTCCAGCTTACTTTTACTTGTCTGCAACCTCGTTCGGAAGAGAGTGAGGAGACGGTGTACAGAACcacaaaaagagaagaagcaCAAGGCCCCAGGGCCCCAGTTCTGCGACATTTGACAGTCGTATGTCGGCATAGGGCAGGCAAAAGAAGACGAAACCCATCAATGAGATGGCAAAAGGGTATATAAGATGGTCTGTTTTGTTCAAATTGGTTTCCGATGCGCAGAAGGCGTCCTATGCTGTCGGGTTGGGCATGGAATTAATGGAGCACTCAACGATTGATATAATCAGTTGCCTCACGGCCACTTGTTTTTAGTTAGTTCTTCTCATTACCTTTATTTCGTACTCAACCCCAAAAGCCAAAGAATCAAAATCttacttttcttcttcaatTCTGCAATTATATATATCTAGTCCCGTTCGTAATTGTCGCAATAATAACGACCGTGGTTGCAAAGTAAAATGTAGCGGCGATTAGCAATCGGAAGGACGTACAAGAAAAAGGGGCTAAGAATAAAACGGCAAAAAGAAAGTTGACCTGTCCAATCCAACCTGTGCACATCCCCCGAGCGTATTCCATCAATGCCAGACAACGATTGGAGTCCTGTGATGAGTGAAACCTCCCTTCAGATTATCTCCTTGGCTTAGGGCAAAGCTTCATCATTGGTTACCCAAACGAGAGCATTACCTTCGCTGTCTTCATGACGGGCGCATCGAGGTTCGAAGCGACGTGCCTTTGGTTGCGTGATGGCCTTCTTTCGGCAATCTTGCGACTACCCCAACCAGTTACAGTTGATAAACTTGTTCCAAGGTGGGGTTATAAAGTGTGAACGGTATTCGACAGTCACGTGTGACCACTAAGGCAAAGCTGGTGGTACCTTGACCACTGAAACCACATACCCACACCAACCTGCTTCAGCACGTGCTAGCGCGACAAGCTAATTGTACAACCACTATCACTATCTGAGGCTTCATTACCTGATATGTACTTTAGGTAGTTAGGTACACCCAGGTCACTTACACAACCTCGTCACAGGGCCTTACGTTTAAACAGGTGGGCGTCTGGCCACACTCTTTCTTTTTACTTCCTTCAATCATGCCGGTGCACCTAGATCGCCGGTCGTCTTCATCGACGACCGCCGAGTTCACCGTCACGACACGCCCGCCACTCACCCTCGGCCTGCGCGTCCTCTTGGCCGCCGTGACCTTGGGCCGCATAATCATTGCAGCCTCGGCCGTGCTGCTGCTCTACGCAAAGTGGGACGAAACATTCCCCAAGTCCCCTCAGCAATCATCATTCCATCGTCAAGAAAACGACCCGCTTGGAGCGTCGCCGCTGCTCTCCCCAGAAGGCCTCGTGGAGCTTGCGGTGCACCTCCTCCGGCTGAGCCTGGCCTCGCCGCCCGGTCGCGTCTTTGCGTCCTTGTCGACGGCCAGCCCGGCCTACGTCCTCGTTCCACTGTGCCTGGCGCTGCTGCATGTCTCCCAGCTGCGCATCTACAGGTCGGAGACGCTCCTGGTCCTGCGGGGCCTCGGCGTCCAGACCATCTCCCAGGGCGACGGTTTCATCCTCCCGACGCTCGGGGGTCCCAAGAATCGCTTCATCCCGACCGAGAAGATAAGGGATGTCGTCATCAACGAGGCGCCGTTGGGCTTCGAGGTGCGCTTCTACCTGGTTATCATCGTCGAGggggaggaggagctcgtcgtcgtctttcCTCGTCTGCTGCCCCGCAGGCCCGTCGTGGAAGCTGTGTGGAGGGGAGTCAGGGCATGTCTTCATGAGCCAGAGTCTGTTGAACAATCAAAATAAATGGACTCCTTGTCCCCGTCGCCGATCACCTAGTTATATTTCACCCAACCAAATGTGATTTGAACCTCATGTATGGTCGCAAACATCACCGACATCAGAAGCTGGCGCGACTATTCGCGGCGACATGGGATGTACAATTTGATCAATTCTATTGACAGGTGTCCTAGATGCAATCAACCATCTACCCCACAGCCCGGCTTCCTTCATTAAGCCCCTGAACATTTGGCAGCCTCGGAAgcaagagcagcagcagcagcagctttcCGAGCCTTGATAACGGACCGCCATTCGGGATTCTCACTGAGCTCGACGGCACTTTCAAACCCCTTGCTACGAGCCCACTTATCATTGACCTCATCTGGCGTTTCCAACATATATCTCTGGGCGAGCGGCTCATACATGCCCACCTGCCTATACCAGTCGTCGCCCTCAAACGTCTTGCGGCTGGGCGCCTTGTTGCTCTTCTTAGGCTGTGGTCCCGATTCAACTGGTTTTGTCGACGCTTTCGCCGCCTGCCGCTCTGGATCCTCCACCATGGTGGCAGCTCGTTGGAGAAGCTGATTGGTCAGCAACTCGTCCATCTTCTTTCCCCTCCAATGAGCCCACAGTTCATCGAGAAGACCCTTGCGATTGTAGAGCTCGTCAGGACTGTCGCCGTCCGCCCCGGCATATATCCATTCCAGCTCTCCATGAGTCGAACCATCCGGAAGGGTACGGCCGCCATATAAACAATCCCAAAGCACAAGTGGAGCATCAGACGCCATAGGGTAGTTTGGCTTGCCAGGGTACTTTTCGATATCGAGTAGTTCTGACACTATAGACGGCTTCTCCAGTCTTTGGCCGACCAAGAAAAGCACCGCTATCATGTGTCGGATCTGATGCCATAGGAATGCTGAGCCGCGTACATGGAAATAGTACACTTTCGGCCGCGCCTGTGAGTCTTCTCCGCTCGGCCTAAAGTCGGGAGTGTCTAGGTATGGAAGAGACGATGCTGCTTCAGGCACCTCGACAATCGAGGCTTCTCGAATCAGCCGCTTGAAGTTGCTGATCTGCTTGGACGCGTCGATCTTGCAGAAGTTGCGAAAGTCGTGCTCGCCCTCAAACAGACGAGCCGCTTCACGCATTGCGTCGAGGTCAAGGTAGCCGTCCTTGTGCGTGCTTCCCGGCTCCTTGTAACCCATCACCCCGTCCAGGCGTGCAGGCACGGGCGAGAATATGGGCTGCGTAAAGAAGTATCGGTATTGTCGCTCATGACACGAGTGTCGTGCCGAAAACCCTGGGGGCGGGTTTGGGCACCATGCGAGTACCCTAATATCTACTGGCAGAACCGCATTGAGCATTTTGCAGTACTTGATCTCCTTGTCTGCAGGGTAGGGCGCGTCATCTTCCTCTCCTTCCTGCTCATCCTCTTGACCTGGTTGGCTGTCTTCAGGGACAACTTGAGCCCCTGCTGCATCCACCGCACCAGTCGACGCCGATGCTGCTTCGCCCGAGCCATCCTGGTCCAGTTGGACGGcactttgcttctttttacGCAACGGCTTGTTGCTCTTCACGCGGAGTGCAACAACCTGCCCAAAGGCACTGACTCCACGATCGGTGCGGCCACACTTGGAGTAGTCGCAGACCTTGAAGTCGACCTCGCTGGGGTCGCGCTCAGGGTCCGGAAAGATGAGGCAGGTTTTCACCAGGGCCTTCCAAAGCTCTTCCTCTATGGCGGGCAAGGCACCAGACGGTTGGTACTCGAGACCGTTGTAGTTTTTGCCAAGGTACGCCAGCTTGAGGGCAATGTACCGGGTTGAGAATTCCGAGGCATTTCGGGGAacacctttttgttttttcttcttgggtggtggtgttgcagcagcaacaccagAAGGTTTACTTGAAGATGATCCtactggtggtggtggtgacgatGGTGACGGTGATGCTTTTTTTGGGTGAGGAGGGGTATTAGGTCTAGGCTGCTGAATATTTTGtccctgctgccgctgctgactTGCGAGTTGCGATTCGAGCAGCTTAATCTTTTTGATCAGACCTTCTTTGGTCCATGACCTATAATCCCTAGTCCCCGACATGATTCTGGTGTTGTAATGGCGGGTGCCGCCACAACATGCAAGCTTATTAGGGATTATTTTGGATTGTTGGTGGGGGTCTCTGACTCCAGCAGCTAGAGATTGTAGTAGTGGTTGTTGGAGTAGTTGTTGCAGGCTGTAAATGTTAACCTGCGCACGTGATGTACTCAGTTTGCTGCTGCCCCATCGGACACGGGTCGGCGCCCTCATGACATGGCAGTTCGACTTTGGCCGAAATTTTAATTTGGGTGAGGCTTGTGTCGTTGGTCCGTAAGAATAGATAAACAGCTCAGTACACAAGTAATTACGCCTCCATACCTAACTGATTGAATTCTCTTCAAGTACCGTACCTCCCTTGGACGAAATTTGCAGAGCCTGAAATTAAATCGTCAAATCGGCTTGTACCGGTCGCTACCAATGGCGTCT
The Pyricularia oryzae 70-15 chromosome 1, whole genome shotgun sequence DNA segment above includes these coding regions:
- a CDS encoding tRNA-pseudouridine synthase: MRAPTRVRWGSSKLSTSRAQVNIYSLQQLLQQPLLQSLAAGVRDPHQQSKIIPNKLACCGGTRHYNTRIMSGTRDYRSWTKEGLIKKIKLLESQLASQQRQQGQNIQQPRPNTPPHPKKASPSPSSPPPPVGSSSSKPSGVAAATPPPKKKKQKGVPRNASEFSTRYIALKLAYLGKNYNGLEYQPSGALPAIEEELWKALVKTCLIFPDPERDPSEVDFKVCDYSKCGRTDRGVSAFGQVVALRVKSNKPLRKKKQSAVQLDQDGSGEAASASTGAVDAAGAQVVPEDSQPGQEDEQEGEEDDAPYPADKEIKYCKMLNAVLPVDIRVLAWCPNPPPGFSARHSCHERQYRYFFTQPIFSPVPARLDGVMGYKEPGSTHKDGYLDLDAMREAARLFEGEHDFRNFCKIDASKQISNFKRLIREASIVEVPEAASSLPYLDTPDFRPSGEDSQARPKVYYFHVRGSAFLWHQIRHMIAVLFLVGQRLEKPSIVSELLDIEKYPGKPNYPMASDAPLVLWDCLYGGRTLPDGSTHGELEWIYAGADGDSPDELYNRKGLLDELWAHWRGKKMDELLTNQLLQRAATMVEDPERQAAKASTKPVESGPQPKKSNKAPSRKTFEGDDWYRQVGMYEPLAQRYMLETPDEVNDKWARSKGFESAVELSENPEWRSVIKARKAAAAAALASEAAKCSGA